Proteins from a genomic interval of Desulfatiglans sp.:
- the glgC gene encoding glucose-1-phosphate adenylyltransferase, with product MKNSLAIIMAGGKGERLMPLTKDRSKPAIPFGGIYKLIDLTLSNCINSGIYKIIVLPQYKSQTLMHHLEQGWNIFSHDLGHYLKVAPPQMMTGEKWYQGTADSIRQNVYLIEQENPAHILILSGDHVYKMDYTLFRDYHEANNADVTVSVIEARKELSKEYGVLEVDNSYRVTGFQEKPHNPKTIPSDSSRILASMGIYIFRAEVLLDILKQDEKPDFGHDILPYILDKLKVIAYPYIKQNRIGDMVVETDESGNRNEVFNKRARDSGYWRDVGTLDAYWNANMDLTGVDPYFNMYGRLWPIRTNQRQFPPVKTVFAQNNSEHPRMGMALDSLVAHGSILSGGVVRNSVLSYNVLVQSWSSVEESVLMENVVIGRHVKIKKAILCEGVKIPHHMEIGFDPMKDRERFTVTPRGITVVTKEDLK from the coding sequence ATGAAGAATTCTCTTGCGATAATAATGGCTGGCGGCAAAGGCGAGCGTCTGATGCCTCTGACAAAAGACAGGTCAAAACCCGCAATACCCTTTGGGGGTATATACAAGCTTATTGATCTTACCCTTTCAAACTGCATCAACTCCGGCATTTACAAGATAATCGTGCTGCCACAATATAAGTCACAGACCCTTATGCACCACCTTGAACAGGGGTGGAATATCTTTAGCCATGACCTTGGTCACTACCTAAAGGTTGCTCCCCCCCAGATGATGACAGGTGAAAAATGGTATCAGGGTACAGCAGATTCTATTCGACAGAATGTATACCTGATAGAACAGGAGAATCCAGCCCACATACTGATCCTTTCAGGTGATCATGTATACAAGATGGATTATACTCTTTTCAGGGACTACCATGAGGCCAATAATGCGGATGTGACCGTATCGGTAATCGAGGCAAGAAAGGAGCTCTCAAAGGAATATGGTGTGCTTGAGGTGGATAACAGCTACAGGGTTACAGGGTTTCAGGAAAAACCACATAATCCAAAAACCATCCCGTCGGATAGCTCAAGGATACTAGCCTCAATGGGGATATATATCTTCAGGGCGGAGGTGCTTCTTGATATCCTGAAGCAGGATGAAAAGCCTGATTTCGGTCATGACATCCTTCCCTATATCCTGGATAAGCTCAAGGTTATTGCCTATCCCTATATAAAGCAGAACAGGATAGGTGATATGGTGGTTGAAACCGATGAGTCAGGGAACAGGAACGAGGTGTTTAATAAGAGGGCAAGGGACTCAGGTTACTGGCGCGATGTGGGCACCCTTGACGCCTACTGGAACGCAAACATGGACCTTACCGGCGTAGACCCGTACTTTAACATGTATGGCAGGCTCTGGCCCATACGCACAAACCAGCGCCAGTTTCCTCCTGTAAAAACGGTCTTTGCCCAGAATAATTCCGAACATCCCAGAATGGGCATGGCCCTTGATTCCCTTGTTGCGCATGGCTCAATACTCAGCGGCGGGGTAGTGAGGAACAGCGTCCTTTCATACAACGTGCTTGTCCAGAGCTGGTCCAGTGTGGAAGAGTCGGTACTCATGGAAAATGTGGTTATTGGTAGGCATGTAAAGATAAAAAAGGCCATTCTCTGTGAGGGTGTAAAGATACCTCATCACATGGAGATAGGTTTTGATCCAATGAAAGACAGGGAGCGATTTACTGTTACCCCGAGGGGGATTACCGTGGTAACAAAAGAAGACCTGAAATAA
- a CDS encoding glycosyltransferase family 1 protein, whose product MKPLQKYNVVPNLPTTLEPLRKLAYNLRFSWRGEIRDIFRRIDPGLWTECRHNPVLMLGLVSQERLVELAKDQGFMAILERISQDFERYLSRPRIQSLDYSPEKEFRVAYFSAEFGLAGCLPIYSGGLGILSGDHLKSSSDLNIPLVGVGLLYQEGYFSQYLSNDGWQMESYTVNDFHNMPVRLVRDSDGKPLQVSVDFKGEKVNILVWRVDVGRIPLYLLDTNISSNSPEACRTTAQLYGGDREMRIRQEIVLGIGGIRALKVLGIDPTVIHMNEGHSAFSALERINIYRREKGLTFDEARELVIATTVFTTHTPVPAGNDVFDPSLVRTYFEEYAKELGLNFRVLLGYGKIDPRNEEEKFGMSTLALRLSSHANGVSRLHGRVSRAMWQKVWPRHPVEDIPIDYVTNGIHVPTWIASEKSALFDRYMGPDWAEDPDNQRVWAQIENIPDTEIWRYHERCRDHLVAFCRRMLAEQMKRRGATPTEIMSVNDVLTPDAMTIGFARRFATYKRATLLFKNPDRLANILNNPEFPVQIIITGKAHPQDNEGKEFIKTIIHYASEERFRRRIVFLEDYNSHIAHVMVSGTDVWLNTPRRPLEACGTSGMKALANGSLNLSVLDGWWDEGYKSDYGWAIGKGEEYDDHFAQDNIESRDLYNLLEKEVVPLFYRRGSDDLPRGWIEKMKAGLHDLVPVFNSHRMVQEYTDRFYLPCSARYDRLSKNGYAETKNLASWRQKVMTGWSSVSVIEVRSGNSRDIPIGERFELTARITLGELSTDDVTVEVYFGRLNQNGDFSDRKTKELEPDGLDHGVHIFKGFIDCQGTGRFGYTVRIMPSKKRLENPFVMGLVEWA is encoded by the coding sequence ATGAAACCATTACAGAAATATAATGTTGTTCCGAATCTTCCCACTACCCTTGAACCCCTGCGTAAACTGGCTTACAACCTGCGTTTCAGCTGGCGGGGTGAGATAAGGGATATATTCAGGCGCATAGACCCCGGCCTATGGACAGAGTGCAGGCATAACCCGGTTCTAATGCTTGGCCTTGTGAGCCAGGAAAGGCTTGTTGAGCTTGCAAAGGATCAGGGTTTTATGGCCATTCTTGAAAGGATTTCACAGGATTTTGAAAGGTATCTCTCCAGGCCAAGGATACAGTCACTTGATTATAGCCCTGAAAAGGAGTTCAGGGTGGCCTATTTTTCTGCCGAATTTGGTCTTGCAGGTTGTCTTCCCATATATTCAGGGGGTTTAGGCATCCTTTCAGGTGATCACCTGAAATCATCGAGTGACCTCAATATCCCCCTTGTTGGTGTGGGTCTTTTATATCAGGAGGGCTATTTCAGCCAGTACCTGAGCAATGACGGCTGGCAGATGGAGAGCTATACTGTTAATGACTTCCATAATATGCCTGTAAGACTGGTAAGGGATTCCGATGGGAAACCTTTACAGGTATCGGTTGATTTCAAGGGTGAAAAGGTCAATATCCTGGTCTGGCGGGTGGATGTGGGCCGCATACCCCTTTATCTCCTTGATACCAATATCTCTTCAAATTCACCTGAAGCATGCAGGACAACGGCCCAGCTTTATGGCGGTGACAGAGAGATGAGGATCAGGCAGGAGATTGTCCTTGGTATCGGAGGCATAAGGGCTTTAAAGGTGCTGGGCATAGATCCGACAGTTATCCACATGAATGAAGGGCACTCTGCCTTTTCCGCCCTTGAAAGAATAAATATCTACAGGAGAGAAAAGGGACTTACCTTTGATGAGGCGAGGGAGCTTGTTATAGCCACGACCGTGTTTACTACACACACCCCTGTGCCTGCCGGTAATGATGTGTTTGACCCGTCCCTTGTGCGGACATACTTTGAGGAATATGCCAAGGAGCTTGGTTTAAATTTCAGGGTGCTCCTGGGTTATGGAAAGATTGACCCAAGAAACGAGGAAGAAAAATTCGGCATGAGCACACTTGCCTTAAGGCTTTCTTCCCATGCAAATGGTGTGAGCAGGCTGCATGGAAGGGTCTCGCGCGCAATGTGGCAGAAGGTATGGCCGCGTCACCCTGTTGAGGATATCCCGATAGATTATGTTACAAACGGTATACATGTACCAACCTGGATCGCCAGTGAAAAATCTGCCCTCTTTGACAGGTACATGGGGCCTGACTGGGCAGAGGACCCTGATAATCAGCGGGTATGGGCACAGATAGAAAATATTCCGGATACTGAAATATGGCGGTATCATGAAAGGTGCAGAGATCATCTGGTTGCCTTTTGCCGCAGGATGCTTGCGGAACAGATGAAACGAAGAGGTGCAACCCCAACCGAAATAATGAGTGTCAACGATGTACTTACACCCGATGCAATGACCATAGGTTTTGCAAGGAGGTTTGCAACATACAAGCGCGCCACCCTTCTGTTTAAAAACCCTGACAGGCTGGCCAATATCCTTAATAATCCCGAATTTCCTGTCCAGATAATTATTACCGGAAAGGCCCATCCGCAGGATAACGAAGGCAAAGAATTTATTAAGACCATTATACATTATGCGAGTGAAGAAAGATTCCGCAGGAGGATAGTATTTTTAGAGGATTATAACTCCCATATTGCCCATGTGATGGTTTCAGGGACTGATGTGTGGCTTAACACCCCCAGAAGACCCCTTGAGGCATGCGGAACCAGCGGAATGAAGGCCCTTGCGAATGGTTCTCTAAACCTGAGTGTCCTGGATGGGTGGTGGGATGAGGGATATAAAAGCGATTATGGCTGGGCAATAGGCAAGGGTGAGGAGTATGATGACCATTTTGCCCAGGATAATATAGAAAGCCGCGACCTTTATAATCTCCTTGAAAAGGAGGTTGTGCCTCTTTTTTACAGAAGGGGAAGCGATGATCTGCCAAGGGGCTGGATAGAGAAGATGAAAGCAGGTCTTCATGACCTTGTACCTGTGTTTAATTCCCACCGGATGGTGCAGGAATATACTGACCGTTTTTATCTCCCCTGTTCAGCCAGATATGACAGGCTATCTAAAAATGGTTATGCTGAGACAAAAAATCTTGCCTCATGGAGGCAGAAGGTCATGACAGGCTGGAGCAGTGTCTCTGTAATCGAAGTCAGGTCAGGGAACAGCAGGGATATCCCGATCGGTGAAAGGTTTGAACTAACTGCAAGGATAACCCTTGGAGAATTATCAACAGATGATGTAACAGTCGAGGTTTATTTCGGAAGGCTCAATCAGAATGGGGATTTTTCTGACAGGAAGACAAAGGAGCTTGAGCCGGATGGTCTTGATCATGGTGTCCATATCTTTAAAGGCTTTATAGATTGTCAGGGTACAGGACGCTTCGGTTATACTGTACGCATCATGCCAAGCAAGAAAAGGCTCGAAAATCCTTTTGTAATGGGTCTTGTGGAGTGGGCGTAA